The genomic stretch GTGGGGACTGTCTTTCCTCTCAGGGCCTAGTGTTCGGGTAGACCCAACATTGGCCACCGCTGACGAAGCGACGTGGCCCCTCGAAAGCCAACGTTGGATCTGAACGCTGTGATACGAATCTTTCGAACCACTTCGTTGCTTTCTCCAAACTCTCATTCGATTCATTCGGCTTCAAGGGAAAATCTACGGGCTTCCGTAGTAGGCAGAGAACGGACACTCGCCGGCTTGCTGAAATCCTTGTTTCAGTCCAGCCCCCATGAATAGGGGGCGCGCCGACATTTCATGTAAATGCCACTGTGTGAGAAAGTCGCGCAATCCATGCAAAGGGCATAGTCATGCCATCTTCTCCCGACACCCAAGCCAACGATCAACGGCTTCTTCAAAGGGCGCTTGCCGAGCTGCAGGCTACAGCTGCCAATTTCGCCCACGTCTGCATCACGGATGCCCGTGTCCGCGCGCAATACGTGACCGATTCGGTCGCTGCTTCGAAAGAGATCGCCCAAGCAGTCCAGGCCGGCAAGATGACCGCTAAGGCCGGCGCAGAACTGGCGCAGGAAATGCGCAACGAGATCATGGAGCTGTCCCGCTTGCGCAGCAGCCCGGTGGGCCGCGCCTATGCCAGGAAGCTCAAGCTCAGCGGCAAGACGCTGGGCGAACTCGCCGACAAATACGCCAAGGATCTGTTCAAGAAAGCATTTGCCGAGTTGGGCGAAGCGCAACAGGCCCGCGTCTACACCGAAATCGTCAATGCGGCCGGCCGACCGAATCCGAGCGTCATTGCCAAGGCCAAGTTCATCGGGAAGATAGGGCAGCGTCTGGTCCTGGTATCACTGGCCGTCGCGGTCTACGAGATCTACGAAGCGGAAGACAAGCCCCGCGAAGTCGCGCGCCAGAGTGTAATTGCAGGTGCCGGCGTTGCCGGCGGGGCAGCCGTTGGCGCAGGTGCGGTCGCCACGGGTGTCTGCGCGGCGACGGCGCCTGTTTGCGTTGGCGTCGCGGTGCTGATCGGCGGCCTGCTGTTCGCCACGGGGGCAGATCTGACCTTCGGCACGCTGTATCCGTCCCCCACGAGCCGCTAAGGCAACAGCCCGATGGCACTCACTCCAGAGGAACTAACGCAGCGAGCTCCAGTTTGGATCGCCTTGTCCGATCTGTTCGTCGGCAAGGAACTTCAGGACTACGACATCCGGTCCATTGCAGATCGGTTGCTCGAGTCAGGATTCACGCTCGACGACATCGAATCGATTCTGCGCGACGAGGTAGCACCGGTTTTTGGTTCCAATCTCGGCGCGCTGGCAGTGACTGAGATGGAAGGCTGGAACGACGCGTCGGTCATCGAAGCCGTTAGTCAATATCTGTCCAACCCGCCCGGGTGGCTGCAACGACAGGTGCTCCAGTGGAAACCGGCAGACAAGTTGGTGGAGTCCCGCTGGCGGACGGTGTTATCCCTGATCACGCGCTGAGGAGGCTCCGTAAGCTCCCCCGTCAAGTAGACATTCCAGAACTAGAGTCTGCGGCGGTTGTGATCCTGGGCAGGAACTGCCGCGGCGGCAGCCCTCCCAGGGCATCGTGAGGTCGGCGCTCGTTGTATTCGAGCAGCCATTCCTCGGTAATGTGCTGCACCTGCTCGATGGACCTGAACAGGTAGGCGTCGAGTACCTCGGTGCGGTACGTGCGGTTGAAGCGCTCGATGTAGGCATTCTGATTGAGCTCGCCGGGCTCGATGAAGCGCAGCGCGATACCCTTGACAGCAGCCCACTCGGTGAACGCCTGGGAGGTCATCTCCGGCCCGTTATCCAAGCGAATCGAGTCTGGCGTGCCGTACCACTCCATCAAGCGGCTGAGCGTACGGATTAGCCGCCTGGCCGGAATAGAGGTGCCGACCTCGATGGCCAGCGCCTCTCGGTTGGCGTCGTCGATGACGTTCAGTGTCCTGAAGCGTCTGCCGTCGTACAGGGCGTCGTGCATAAAGTCCAGCGCCCAGCTTTGATTGATGTACTGGCCCGCCTGCAGCGGCACGCGCTCTCGCTGTGGCACACGCTTTTTCGTTCGCCGCGGCAGGTTCAATCCCATCTCGCAGTACACGCGCCATACCCTCTTGTGGTTCCACGCCCGCCCATCCAGGCGCAGCCGCTGGTAGCACTTCCAGAAGCCCCAGCGGCCATTGCGCCCGACAACGTCGTTCAGCGCCTGAATCACCTCCCCGTCGCGCATCGGACCGTGGACAGGCTTGCGGTAGTACGCCGCCCGCGACAGGCCCACCAGTGCGCAGGCCTGTTTGACCGGCACGTGGTGCTCGTCGGTCATGACTTGCACCACCTGCCGCTTCGCAGACGGCGTCACCACTTTCGCGACAGCACGTCCTTCATCGCCGCGATCTCCAGCGCCTGCTCCGCGTACATGCGCTTGAGCTTTGCGTTCTCGACTTCCAACTCGCGCATGCGCGTCAGATCGCTGACCGTTGCTCCCGCGTACTTGCTCTTCCAGCTGTAGTACGTCGCGGCGCTGACTCCGTGCTTGCGGCATAGCTCGGCCACCGCGACGCCCGCCTCGCTTTCCTTCAGGATCGCCACGATCTGGCTCTCGCTGAACTTGCTCTTTCTCATCGGTCCTCGTCTTCCTATTCGAGGCCGCATTCTCCAGATTCAGGTGTCTACGTCGAGGGGAAGCTTACGCACGGTGCGAGGTCCGTCATCTATCGCGCAAGCAGAAGGCCGATCCGAAGAGCTGGGTCTTCAACGTGGCCGCCCGTCGCAACAGGAACGTCGCTGCCGTCGCGCTGGCCAACAAGACAGCCCGGATCGTTTGGGCGCTGCTCGCACATGACCGGGAGTTCCGACACGACTACGCGGCCGCGTAGTCGTGTCGGTTGACAAGATTCCAAGAATCAACACGGGAAGACAGGAGAACTTGACCTGCCCCCTTCTGCCGTGCCAGTCGTATGGAAGGAGTCCGGGGTTGAAGGTTAATTGATCTCGTGTGAAGCTGAAGGTTGGTGAGCAGCACTGCCTGAATGCTGGCGGTGCTGTTCGGCGAAGCGCGAGGGTGGGATGCGTCCGATGCTGCTGTGCGGTCGCACCTCGTTGTAGTCGCGTCGCCAGTGCGCGATGGTCTCCCGGGCCTGCTGCAGGGTCTGGAACCAATGCTCGTTCAGGCACTCGTCCCGGAACTTGCCGTTGAAGCTCTCGATGTAGCCGTTCTGCATGGGTCTGCCGGGCTGGATCAGCAGGTGCCGCACGCCGTGCTCGATGGTCCACGCGATGAAGGCGCGGCTCGTGAACTCCGGCCCGTTGTCGGTCCGCACAGCGGCGGGGTAGCCTCGGAAGCGAGCCGCACGGTCCAGCAGCCTCGTGACGTACTCACCCGAGATGCCGTAATCGACCGTGATGTCAACACACTCGTGGCTGAAGTCGTCGGCGACCGTCAGGCACTTCAGTCGTCGGCCATTGGCCAGGCTGTCACTGACGAAATCCATGCTCCATACCTCGTTGACCATCGTGGCGGCCTGCAGCGGCAGGCGCTCGGCCGGTGGCCTGCGAACCTTCTTGCGCTTGCGCACCGCCAGGTTGGCCGCCGCGTACAGCCGCCACACACGCTTGTGGTTGACGTTGGGGAACTCCGGGCGCAACAAGTCGTGGATGCGGCGGTAG from Caldimonas brevitalea encodes the following:
- a CDS encoding DUF7079 family protein codes for the protein MSDLFVGKELQDYDIRSIADRLLESGFTLDDIESILRDEVAPVFGSNLGALAVTEMEGWNDASVIEAVSQYLSNPPGWLQRQVLQWKPADKLVESRWRTVLSLITR
- a CDS encoding IS3 family transposase (programmed frameshift); this encodes MRKSKFSEEQIIGFLKQAEAGIPVAEICRKGGFSDATFYKWRSKFGGMDVPDAQRLRELEAENAKLKKLLAEAHLDMHALKSVPRGKALAPRAKREAVRKMVQEHQLSERRACRLVGLSRDSYRHPPQADAQTQALAGRIVEIAHERRRFGYRRIHDLLRPEFPNVNHKRVWRLYAAANLAVRKRKKVRRPPAERLPLQAATMVNEVWSMDFVSDSLANGRRLKCLTVADDFSHECVDITVDYGISGEYVTRLLDRAARFRGYPAAVRTDNGPEFTSRAFIAWTIEHGVRHLLIQPGRPMQNGYIESFNGKFRDECLNEHWFQTLQQARETIAHWRRDYNEVRPHSSIGRIPPSRFAEQHRQHSGSAAHQPSASHEIN
- a CDS encoding IS3 family transposase (programmed frameshift), with the translated sequence MRKSKFSESQIVAILKESEAGVAVAELCRKHGVSAATYYSWKSKYAGATVSDLTRMRELEVENAKLKRMYAEQALEIAAMKDVLSRKWLTPSAKRQVVQVMTDEHHVPVKQACALVGLSRAAYYRKPVHGPMRDGEVIQALNDVVGRNGRWGFWKCYQRLRLDGRAWNHKRVWRVYCEMGLNLPRRTKKRVPQRERVPLQAGQYINQSWALDFMHDALYDGRRFRTLNVIDDANREALAIEVGTSIPARRLIRTLSRLMEWYGTPDSIRLDNGPEMTSQAFTEWAAVKGIALRFIEPGELNQNAYIERFNRTYRTEVLDAYLFRSIEQVQHITEEWLLEYNERRPHDALGGLPPRQFLPRITTAADSSSGMST